Within the Streptomyces sp. NBC_00353 genome, the region CACCGGCCTGCCTGCCGATCGATATACCGCCGACCACTGTGACCATCCGCAGCTTCAGAGCCTGGGCGTACGGTGTGAGCGCCTCGCCGACCTGCTGGGCCAGCTCCCTGGTGGGGACGAGGATCAGCCCGAGCGGCTGCTTCGGCTCCGCACGCCGGCTCGCGATCCGCGTGAGCAGCGCCAGGCCGAAAGCCAGAGTCTTGCCCGATCCGGTGCGCCCTCGGCCCAGGACGTCCCGGCCCGCGAGGGAGTTCGGCAGCGTCGCCGCCTGGATCGGGAACGGGTGGTTCACGCCGAGGCCGGTGAGCGTCTCCAGCAGGTCGAGCGGCAGGTCCAGGTCGGCGAACGACGCCGCCGCCGGGAGGGCCGGGGTGACCGTATCCGGCAGGGCAAATTCACCCGTCGGGGCGTTCGTGCGAGCTGAGCGCGTCATGAAGAGCCTTCCTCGATGTGCGGCACGTATCGAGGAATTCCCGGCAGACGGAGAAGCCGGCAAACCGCAAGAACGGGCAAGTGAAGATGATGGAGGCCATCAACGGTAGCAGCCGGTGCTCACCGGGAGCGTGAAAGCGCTCAAGCACCGGAGCGGTCTGCCGCCTCACCACTGCGATCCAGTCACTGACCACGGCTGTCCGGATCGCATAGGCTCGGCGGATGGCAAAGTACTTTGACGTGCACCCCGAAAATCCTCAGCGGCGCGCCATCAGCAGCGTGGCTGACAGCATCCGCTCCGGTGCGCTCGTCGCGTACCCGACGGACTCCTGTTATGCCCTGGGATGCCAGCTGGGCAACCGTGACGGCATCAGCCGGATCCGGTCGATCCGGAACCTCGACGATCGCCACCACTTCACTCTCGTGTGCGAGGACTTCGCGCAGCTGGGCCAGTTCGTGCACATCGACAACGATGTGTTCCGCGCGATCAAGGCAGCCACGCCCGGCAGCTACACCTTCATCCTCCCTGCGACGAAGGAGGTGCCGCGCCAGCTGCTGCACCCCAAGAAGAAGACGGTCGGAGTCCGTATTCCCGACCATGCTGTGGCTCAGGCCCTGGTCGCCGAGCTCGGTGAGCCGCTGCTGTCCAGCACGCTGCTCCTTCCCGACGAGGACGAGCCGATGACTCAGGGCTGGGAGATCAAGGAGCGGCTCGACCACGTGGTGGACGCCGTGGTGGACTCGGGAGACTGCGGCACCGAACCGACCACGGTCATCGACTTCTCCGAGGGCGAAGCGGCGATCGTACGCCGGGGAGCAGGCGACACCACACGCTTCGAGTAGCCGTACCCGCACGAGTGCCGGAGGCGGGAGCCGCGCGGTCGGCGCTCCTTCCGCCCGAGCGTCCGCTGGAACAGGCGAAACGCGTGCACCGCATCGAAGCGGCGGCGGAACGACGGCCGACGGTCGAATGACGTCCACAGTCCGATGAAAGGGGCATAAACCAGGCGTACGCTGAGCAAAACGCCGGTACACCGCAATTGGGCGATGGAGGCGGAGCATGACCGACCCCCACGGCTTCCTCAAAGTTCCCCGTCGGCCCGTTCCGGCGCGCCCCGTCGAGGAACGGCTGAGCGACTGGAACGAGGTCTATGCCGGGCAGGCACGGCTTCCGCTCGTGTCCGAGCAGGCGGGGCGCTGCATGGACTGCGGCATACCGTTCTGCCACAGCGGCTGTCCGCTGGGGAATCTGATCCCCGAGTGGAACGCGTACGCGGCGAAGGACGACTGGTGGGCCGCCGCCGAGCGACTGCACGCGACGAACAACTTCCCGGAGTTCACCGGGCGGCTCTGCCCGGCGCCATGTGAGGACGCCTGCGTGCTCACCATCAATGCTGATCCGGTGACGATCAAGAACGTCGAGCAGGCGATCGCCGACGAGATCTGGGCGCGCGGGTACGCGTCACCGCGACCGCCCGAGCGGCTCAGCGGGAAAACCGTCGCCGTCATCGGCTCCGGACCGGCCGGACTGGCGGCAGCACAACAACTCACCCGCATCGGTCACACCGTCGCCGTCTACGAGCGCGCCGACCGTATCGGCGGACTGCTGCGCTACGGCATACCCGCGTTCAAGATGGAGAAGCAGCACTTGAACCGCCGCATCGAGCAGATGCGGTCGGAGGGCACGAAGTTCCGCACGGGTGTGGACGTCGGCAGCGATCTCGACGCCATCGAGCTCACAAGACGTCACGACGCGGTGGTCGTGGCCGTCGGAGCCAGGGGACAACGGGAGCTGCCTGTCCCCGGCCGTGAGCTGCACGGCATTTGTCAGGCCATGGACTACCTGACCTTCGCCAACCGGGTCAGGGAGGGTGACTACGTCTCGTCCCCCGTCACAGCCGAGGGCAAGCACGTAGTGATCATCGGAGGCGGGGACACCGGTTCGGACTGTCTGGGCACCGCCCTGCGTCAGGGAGCGACGTCCGTGGTCCAGCTGGACATCAATCCGGAGCCCGGCGAGGCCCGGCGGGACACCGAGCCCTGGCCCACGTATCCGAAGGTCTACCGGATCTCCCATGCCCATGAAGAGGGCCGGGAACGGGAGGGTACGGATCCGCGAATCTTCTCCTCCGCCACCCTCCGTCTCGAAGGGGACCGGCACGGTCACGTGCGCGGCATCCGCCTGACGGAAGTGGAACCCGAGGACAGAAGACCGCGGCCGGACACCGAGCACGTGATCTCGGCGGATCTGGTCCTGCTCGCGCTCGGCTTCTACGGTCCTGAACGGGGCACCGGTCTGATGAAGCAGCTCGCGCTCACGCTGGACGACCGGGGCAACTTCGCGCGGCATGCCGACTTCGCCGCCGAGACGACGGAGCGGGCCCGGAGCGCCGAGCGGACGGTCCGTACCGGGGCTCAAGGGGTCTTCATCGCCGGCGACGCGGGACGTGGCCAGTCCCTTGTGGTGTGGGCCATCGCAGAGGGACGGTCCGCCGCGGCCGCGGCGGACCGCTATCTGAGCGGCTCCACGGAGCTGCCGGCCCCCGTAGCCCCGAGGGACCGCCCCCTGGTGGCATGAGCACTTCCGGTATCCCGTGCCCACGATCACGTTCGCTGTTTCGCCGGGAGCCACAACGACCTGCCGGCTACGTTCCTGCGGCGTGCTGGATCACGAGATGACGAGGACCACGCAGCACGGGACTGCGCCGGTACGGGGGCGGGTCCTCGACCAGGCGGGGGTCGTCGAAGCTGCGGAGGAGCACATTGAGTGCGATCTGTGCCTCGACACGGGCGAGCGGGGCGCCGAAGCAGTTGTGGATGCCACTACCGAAGCCGAAGTGCTGATTGTCCTCACGCATCGGGTCGAAGCGGTCCGGGTCGTCGAACCTCAGGGGGTCCCGGTTGCCGGAGGCGAGCACAAGGATCAGAGAGGCGCCCTTGGGAATGGTGACGCCCGCGACTTCGATGTCGGTGAGCGGTGAGCGCTGCGGCAGGAACTGGACGGGGGGCTCGTAGCGCAGCAGTTCCTCCACGGCCCTCGGCATGAGTTCGGGCTCGGCGCGCAACTTCGCCAGGATGTCGGGGTGGCGCAGGAGGGTGAGCATGCCGTTGGTGATCAGGTTGACGGTCGTCTCGTGACCGGCGATGAGCAGCAGTACAGCTGTGGCCATCAGTTCCGGCTGGGTGAGACGGCCTTCGGGTCCTTCGTCGTTGGCCAGCGCGGAGAGCATGTCGCCGGTCGGGTGGCCACGCCGCTCTTCGGCGAGGTCCCCCAGATAGTGCGCCATCGCCTCCCGCGCCTCCACGGCCGACTGTCGACGCTGCTCCGGGTCCTCCCCGTGCCTGAAGTCGAAGCCGGCGATGATGGCGTTCGTCCAGACACGGATGCGGGGCACATCTTCCTGGGGCACGCCCAGGAGCCCGCAGATCACAGTGACGGGCAGCGGGTAGGCGAAATCGTCGACGATGTCGATCCGGTCCCTGCCCCGGAACTCGTGGATCAGTTCCTCGGCGATCCGAGTGATGTCGCCCTGCAGGGCGTCGATCCGTCCCGGGGAGTGCGGCGGACCGAAAGGGCGCATGGCGATGCGGCGGAGCCGGTCGTGTTCGGGGTCGTCGACACCGATGAAGGCCGGCGGCATGTCGTCCGACCTGGCCAGCAGTTCGTCCGGATCCGTTCGGTTACGAAGGTCCGAACTGATCCGCG harbors:
- a CDS encoding cytochrome P450 produces the protein MPSDTLFERITDYANRADPYPLYAELRENGVSRQSDGSYLVGTYHEIAALLHDPRISSDLRNRTDPDELLARSDDMPPAFIGVDDPEHDRLRRIAMRPFGPPHSPGRIDALQGDITRIAEELIHEFRGRDRIDIVDDFAYPLPVTVICGLLGVPQEDVPRIRVWTNAIIAGFDFRHGEDPEQRRQSAVEAREAMAHYLGDLAEERRGHPTGDMLSALANDEGPEGRLTQPELMATAVLLLIAGHETTVNLITNGMLTLLRHPDILAKLRAEPELMPRAVEELLRYEPPVQFLPQRSPLTDIEVAGVTIPKGASLILVLASGNRDPLRFDDPDRFDPMREDNQHFGFGSGIHNCFGAPLARVEAQIALNVLLRSFDDPRLVEDPPPYRRSPVLRGPRHLVIQHAAGT
- a CDS encoding glutamate synthase subunit beta, which codes for MTDPHGFLKVPRRPVPARPVEERLSDWNEVYAGQARLPLVSEQAGRCMDCGIPFCHSGCPLGNLIPEWNAYAAKDDWWAAAERLHATNNFPEFTGRLCPAPCEDACVLTINADPVTIKNVEQAIADEIWARGYASPRPPERLSGKTVAVIGSGPAGLAAAQQLTRIGHTVAVYERADRIGGLLRYGIPAFKMEKQHLNRRIEQMRSEGTKFRTGVDVGSDLDAIELTRRHDAVVVAVGARGQRELPVPGRELHGICQAMDYLTFANRVREGDYVSSPVTAEGKHVVIIGGGDTGSDCLGTALRQGATSVVQLDINPEPGEARRDTEPWPTYPKVYRISHAHEEGREREGTDPRIFSSATLRLEGDRHGHVRGIRLTEVEPEDRRPRPDTEHVISADLVLLALGFYGPERGTGLMKQLALTLDDRGNFARHADFAAETTERARSAERTVRTGAQGVFIAGDAGRGQSLVVWAIAEGRSAAAAADRYLSGSTELPAPVAPRDRPLVA
- a CDS encoding L-threonylcarbamoyladenylate synthase, which codes for MAKYFDVHPENPQRRAISSVADSIRSGALVAYPTDSCYALGCQLGNRDGISRIRSIRNLDDRHHFTLVCEDFAQLGQFVHIDNDVFRAIKAATPGSYTFILPATKEVPRQLLHPKKKTVGVRIPDHAVAQALVAELGEPLLSSTLLLPDEDEPMTQGWEIKERLDHVVDAVVDSGDCGTEPTTVIDFSEGEAAIVRRGAGDTTRFE